From the genome of Nocardia mangyaensis:
TGGATTCGGCAGATTTGCTACAGCAGGAACTGCCTGAATCCGGCGATACAGATTCCTCGGCGTTGCTGGAGAAACTTGGCGATCTGCTGCGTACCGGCAACGCTCATCCTGACCATCCGAGGTTTCTCGCTTTTGTCCCCAGTCCGAGCAACTATATTTCGGTGCTCGCGGCAGCTTTGGCGGCAGGGTTTGTGGTCCCGTCGGGCCCGAGGGCTGCGCCAGTCGGTAACGCGATCGAAACGACAACGCTGAACTGGCTGATTGAGATGCTGGATTTGCCGGCGACCACCGGTGGTCTTTTCGTCTCGGGAGGATCGGAGGCCAATCTGACTGCTCTGACGGTGGCTCGGGACTGCACTGTGGGTAGAGTTGTGGAGAGCGGATGCGCGTACTTCTCTGACCAGACTCACTTCTCAGTCAATCGAGCATTGCGTGTACTCGGAACCAAACCAGGCCAGATTCGGTGCCTGCCAAGCAACGGTTCCCAGCGGCTGGATCCGGAGATCCTGGCCCGTCGCATCGGCCAAGACCGTCGCGCGGGCCTACACCCTTTCGTTGTGATCGCGAACGCGGGTACGACGAGCACGGGTGCGGTGGACCCCCTTGCCGAACTCGCCGAGGTCTGCCGGGCCGAGCAGGCATGGTTGCACGTCGACGGGGCGTACGGTGCCGCGGCGGCGGTAACGAGTCGAGGCCGCCAGGCGCTATCCGGCTTGAACCTGGCTGATTCATTGACGGTGGATCCGCACAAATGGCTGTTCCAACCACCAGAGCTGGGCTGCGTTCTCCTACGCGAGCCCTGCAAACTGGAAGAGGTCTTCGGGATCAGGATTCCGTCATATCTGGCAGAAGAGGTGCCTTCCACAGTTCAAGGCACCGACTATATGCATCGCGGCATCAAACAAACACGGGAGTTTCGAGCACTGAAGCTCTGGCTTTCACTGAAGGTATTCGGAGCCGATGCATTCCGCTCAGCAGTCGCTGCGGGGATGCAGATGGCCGAGGACGTGGGAAGATTCATCGATAGGCGCCCCGGGCTGGAAGTAGTGACTCCGCCTGAGCTTGCGGTTCTCACTTTTCGTTGCACCACCGCAGGTTCATCGTCAAGACAACCCTTGGTCGCAGGCCGAATCGTAGACCAAGTGTGCACTGAGCTACGAGATGACGGATTCGCCTTGGTCGCTCCCACCACGGTCGACCAGCAACGCGTCTTTCGATTGTGCACCATAAACCCGAGAATCAGCCGCATCGAACTGGAAGCGACCATCCTCAAATTGCAGGAATTGTGGTGCTATCACACGAAAATTCGAGCCACAGGTCCCGAAATCCAGTGAAGCCAGCGGGACGGTCGCGCGTCGAACACATAGTCGGCGCCACGCGACCAGTAACCTCCAACGTTCGAGAAGCGTATCGCGCTGTGTCCGATTACTGAGGCGCCGCCTAGTCAGGAGAGAAAAGTCATCCACGAGGATCGAGGTCACACCTTGTCGGCGTACGACGAATGTCCGACCTGATCCGCAGAGGTCCCGCAGTGACTTGCCAGCGCCTGCGGGACCCTGATCGGACCTGAATTCCGGCTGAGTCACAGCCGAAGAAGGCGACAGTCCGGCATCTAGCGGTGACTGTACATAGCTATCGGGTGCAGCTCACCTTTCTCGATGGACACTCGAGAATTCCGCACCGCTACCGTGATCCTGCCGGAAGAACGCAGATCCGGCGCTTCCGCGGGTCCCGCGGCAACTGAAGTCGGAGCAACCTTTGCGGCATTCACAATTCCACACATTGTAGTCTCCTTCTGTTGTTGTTCCCAATTCATCTGCATCGCTGCAGAGCATGTGGCGTCAACAAGAATGCAGACGTCGATTACCGCCTGACTGCATCGAGTTCGCGCAACAGCGCCGGAAAGGCTACCTTCGCCTCCAGTTTGGCAAGGTGAGAACCGAGACAGTAGTGAATGCCGCCGCCGAACGAGAGCGATCGGGGACCCGTGCGGGTGATGTCGAACTGGTCGGGATCAGCGAACACATGCGGGTCTCGGTTTACCGCCTCGAGCAGCACCAACACTCGTTGACCGGCTGGCAACTGTCCGACGTCAGTTTGTATCGCACCCGCGGCAACGCGACTGACAGCCTCTACCGGTGGATGAAGGCGAATCACCTCGTCGACTGCGTTCCGGGTCAGGTCCGGATTGAAACGGATCAGGTCGGCCTGGTCGGGGTGGTTGAGCAGTGCCATTATTCCCTCGGCCAGCGTGTTGGCGGTGGTCTCGAATCCATTTGAGTAGAGCAGCAGCACCATCGAGACAATCTCCGCCATAGACAAATCCACGCTGGCGTGGGCCGCCACGAGTTCTGAGATGAGGTCATCGCGTGGTTCGGCTCGCCGTTTCATAACCAATCTGGTCAGGTAGTCGGACAGGGCTTCTGCAGACCGGTCGGCGCTGGCCAGAGCTGCGTCGTCTCGCTGACCAGCGATATTGAAGATGCCGGCCAGGGTGATGACATGGGAGCGCAGTTCGAGCCGGTCAGACGCGGGAATGCCGAGCAAATTCCCGATAACAGTGATCGAAAGTGGCAGTGCGAAATCATCGGCGACGTTGATCGACGCGGAATTTGTCACGATAGTTTCGATCAGCTCTTCCGTAATTCGTTCAATCTCTGATTCGAAAGCAGTGATATTCCGGGGCGCGAATACTTTCGCTACAGCTGCGCGCAGCCTCGTATGTTCCGGCGGGTTCGCTGTCAGCATGTTTCCGTGGATGAGGCGCAAGCTTCGATGCTCACGCCAATCTGGGTATTTCGATGGCTCGGATATCTGGGTCATGCGGTGGTCAAGAAGGAGTTTTGATGCCAGTCGGTACGACGTGACGATCAGTTCACCCTCGGACGTATAAGTCGCGGACCCGTGGCCGCGCAAAATTTCGTAGCTCGAACTTCGACGGCCTCGGCCATCCTGCGACGACAAGTCAGCGAGAATATCGTCGATATCCTTTCGGGCTCCGATCATCATCCTCGCTCCCTTCGCGCGGCTGAATACCCACGGCCATGCTGAAGCCGCATTGCGATGCCGAGCGAGGTGGGGCAACGAACCATCACTCGACATGCTTCGCCCTGAAACGATCGAGCCTGAGGAACGCCTAGCGCTGCACTTTCTGCTGAGCATCTGGGGAACTGATACTGCTGAATGCGGAGCGACATAGGCAGTCTAGCGCATGGGATTGAATCCGCACCAGCCCCGCCAGCACCTGGTGGGCTGTAGTTGAAGTTCTTCGGCGGTCGGCCTTGGCCAGGATCCGCTTGGCGGTCTTGGTCCAGACGAAGGGCTTCGCTCTCGGGTTCTACCCGGAAAGGCGCGGGCCACGTGGCGCAGGCAACCGAGGAATTCCTGGTGGCGATGCCGGGGTTTGCAGACACCGGTGACCTTGCCAGTCGCGATTTCCAGGGCCGTGAACAGGGTGGTGGTGCCGTTGCGGGATACCGATCTGCATCGGCAAGGTCGGTGCGGTCCGAACCAGGGGCAGTCCCCCGTTGTTTCGCCGATTCCGCAGGGAGCCCGTCGAGGACTGTTCGGCGTGCCGGATGAGCCTCAGTGCCTGTCGCGTGTTGCCGAACCGCGTCTCGACTTCGGCAGGCAGGTCAACAGCTTGATCGCGCCCGGTGGTTGTGTCGGCATCTGGTTGCGCGACAACGGTGCGGTTCGAACTCTGGCCGCGCTCTACCGGTCGGCGTACACGGTGCAAGCCGCCTGCGGCTTCGCGGCGCAACAGATTTCAGGGACGGCTCAGCTGGTGACCAACATCAAGGGCGGCGCGCACCGAGGTTGGCATGTCGATGGCCCCGCCGCTGTGGATCGTGAACTTTGCCTTGATCTACATCTTGAACCCTGCCCTCGCCGCCGAGATGCCGGCTTTGTGGGCTCCGATACCCCCGCAGGTCGCTGCCGCCATCACGGCGAGTCCGACCGGCCAGGTTCCCTTCGGCGACTTCACGGCCTACTTCCAGTGATCGGGTGGTCGGCTCAGGAAGCGCCAGGATCCGCCGTCAGGCCAGGAAGGATGAAGCGACGCACGTGACTCAGCACCGCGGCCCTGTCGTCGGGGTCGATGGTGTCACCGTGGATCGTGCCCAGGCTGATCAGTACACGCGCCACCCACTCGGAGACCTCAGCGAGGTCGTGATCGGGGTGAATCTCGCCGCGCGCTGCCGCGGCCTCGACGTAGGGGCGCCAGAAGGACGCCAGGTCGGGGATCAGGCCGGAGACGCCCGCGCCGGTGCACAAGGCGAATTCCTCGGGCTCCTCGGCCCGTAGCCGAATGAGCAGTGCGCCGGGATCGTCGTAGGCGCCCCTGCCAATGCGAACCCCCGCCGCGAGTTGTTCGGCGAAGTCGTCGATCGTATCCAGCTCGCGGCGTGCGTCGGTCCAGAAAGCGTCGGTCAGCCGGACGAGCGCGGCACCGAGCAGGGTCGTCTTGTCGGGGAAGTGCCGGTAGAGCCAGGCGCGTGAGACTCCTGCCTCCTCGGCGACCTCGCTGACTGTCGTGGCCCGGATTCCGTTGGCCGCCAACAACTTTTGCGCGGCGTGGAGTAACCGGTCCACGACCGTCGCCGTCGCAGCTTGGGTCACGCTCCTCACTTTCCGGGGTCGATGTTCACGCGGGAACGACATCGGGTTTTCCGAAACCCTAGCAAGCTGTGGACAGATCTGAGAATGTGACAACTGCGGGTAGACACTCTTGCAAATCTGTCTACCAGATCGGTTTGGAGGGATCGGGACATGTATCAACCGCGGACGGCGGTCATCGGCGCCGGTATCAGCGGCCTCACCGCGGGAAAGATGCTCAACGACTACGGCGTTCCCTATACCTGCTTCGAGTCCTCGGACAGGGTGGGCGGCAATTGGGCATTCGGCAATCCGAACGGGCACAGCAGCGCCTACCGGTCGCTGCACATCGACACCTCCAAACACCAGCTGTCGTTCCGGGATTTCCCTGTGCCCGAGCACTATCCGGACTTCCCACACCACACACAGATCAAGCGGTACCTCGACGACTACAGCGCCGCTTTCGGGCTGACCGAGCACATCGAGTTCGAGAACGGCATCGAACACGCGCGCCGTCTGCCCGGCGGTGGCTGGGAGCTGACATCCCAGCGCACCGGGACGCGCTACTTCGATCTGCTCGTCGTCGCGAACGGACACCACTGGGACCCGCGCTACCCCGACTTTCCCGGCGAGTTCGCCGGAACCGCACTGCACGCGCACGACTACATCGACCTGCGCACACCGATGGACTTCTCGAATCAGCGGATTCTCGTCGTCGGTCTCGGCAACAGCGCAGCCGATATCGCCGTGGAACTGTCGTCGAAAGCGCTGGGCAACACCCTGAGTCTGTCGACTCGTTCCGGCGCGTGGATCGTGCCCAAGTACATAGCGGGCCGACCGGCGGACAAGTACTTCCGGACCAGCCCGCACATCCCGTACTCGTGGCAGCGCAAGATCGCGCAGTGGGGCCAGCCGCTCATCTCGGGACGCCCGGAGAGCTACGGCCTGCCGACGCCCAATCACAACTTCTTCGAGGCACATCCGACCCAATCGGTCGAACTCCCGCTACGGCTGGGATCCGGTGACGTGATCCCGAAGCCCGATATCGCGCGGTTCGACGGGCACACAGTGCATTTCACCGACGGCACCTGCGACGATTTCGACACTGTCATCTATGCCACCGGCTACAACATCACCTTCCCGTTCTTCGATCCGGACTTCCTCAGCGCACCCGGCAATCGCATCGATCTGTACAAGCGGATGTTCGTGCCGGGTATCGACGACCTGGTCTTCGCCGGATTCGCGCAGTCGACGCCCACCCTGTTCCCCTTCGTGGAATCCCAGGCGCGGCTGGTCGGGGCGTACGCGGTCGGACGGTACCGACTGCCCGAGCCGGAGCGGATGCGCGAGGTGATCGTTGCTGATCAGCAGCGCTACACCGGGCACATGCTCGACCGTCCCCGCCACACCCAGCAAGTCGACTATTTCCTCTACGAACACGATATGCGGACACGAGAACTACCGGCGGGAGCGCAACGGGCCCGGGTCCTTGGACCGCCGCCGTGGGCCCAGGTGGCTGATACCGACACCACGACCGTCGGAGCCCCCCGATGACCGACGCCTACCGGCAGATCTCCTTTCCCTCCCAGGGAACCACCTGCGATGCCTGGTTCTTTCCACCGACATCGGATGGTGCTCTCATCGGGCCGACGGGCTCGCCCGTCGTGGTCATGGCGCACGGATTCGGCGGCACCAAGGATTCCGGTCTCGCTCCGTTCGCGCGGCACCTCGCCGACTCCGGCCTGGCCGTTCTCGCCTTCGACTACCGCGGCTTCGGCGCCTCCGACGGTCAACCGCGCCAACGGGTCTCGATGGCCGCTCAGGTCAAGGACTATCACGCCGCGATCGCCGCGGCGATCGCACAGCCCGGGGTCGATCCGGCGCGAACAGTGTTGTGGGGCGTCTCCCAGTCCGCGGGGCACGTGTTGAGTGTGGCCGCCGACCGGACCGACATCCGCGCGGTGATCGCGATGGCACCCATGATCGATGGCATTTCAGCGGGTCGCAATGCCCTGAACCAGGTGGGCGTCGGCGCGGTCACCCGTTCCGCGATGACCGGTGTGCGCAGCGCGGTGGCGGGGCGCTTGGGCGGCAAGCCGATCATGATGCCGCTGGTCGGCAGACCCGGCGAGCGGGCGGCGTTGACCGCCGAGGGCTACTTCGAGTCCTATACCGCGTTGGCGGGGCCGACCTGGCGCAACGAAGTCGACGCCGCCGTAGGGCTCGAGCTCGGCGGCTATCGGGCCGATCGGCATGCGGACCGCATCACCGCCGCGGTCCTCGTGCAGATCGCCGATTTCGACCGCGCCGCGCCCCCACACGCCGCGGCCAAGGCGGCGTTCAAGGCCCGCGCCGAGGTCAGGCACTACCCGTGTGACCATTTCGACCTCTTCGCGGGCAACCAGTGGTTCGAGAGCGCCGTCGCCCACCAGGTAGCCTTCCTACGACGACATCTGCTCGACGCAGCACACAGCCAGGTTCGGACGACGGAGGGGGCTGCATGACCAGCGATCGGCGTGCGGCACTGGTGATCGGCGGCGCGTCCGGAATCGGCCTGGCAACCGTACGTACATTGGCAGCCGAGGGGTATCGGGTGACGATCGCCGATATCGACGAAGCTGCCGCCCGCGACGCCGCGGCGTCGCTCGGGGGCGATGTG
Proteins encoded in this window:
- a CDS encoding alpha/beta hydrolase, with amino-acid sequence MTDAYRQISFPSQGTTCDAWFFPPTSDGALIGPTGSPVVVMAHGFGGTKDSGLAPFARHLADSGLAVLAFDYRGFGASDGQPRQRVSMAAQVKDYHAAIAAAIAQPGVDPARTVLWGVSQSAGHVLSVAADRTDIRAVIAMAPMIDGISAGRNALNQVGVGAVTRSAMTGVRSAVAGRLGGKPIMMPLVGRPGERAALTAEGYFESYTALAGPTWRNEVDAAVGLELGGYRADRHADRITAAVLVQIADFDRAAPPHAAAKAAFKARAEVRHYPCDHFDLFAGNQWFESAVAHQVAFLRRHLLDAAHSQVRTTEGAA
- a CDS encoding flavin-containing monooxygenase — translated: MYQPRTAVIGAGISGLTAGKMLNDYGVPYTCFESSDRVGGNWAFGNPNGHSSAYRSLHIDTSKHQLSFRDFPVPEHYPDFPHHTQIKRYLDDYSAAFGLTEHIEFENGIEHARRLPGGGWELTSQRTGTRYFDLLVVANGHHWDPRYPDFPGEFAGTALHAHDYIDLRTPMDFSNQRILVVGLGNSAADIAVELSSKALGNTLSLSTRSGAWIVPKYIAGRPADKYFRTSPHIPYSWQRKIAQWGQPLISGRPESYGLPTPNHNFFEAHPTQSVELPLRLGSGDVIPKPDIARFDGHTVHFTDGTCDDFDTVIYATGYNITFPFFDPDFLSAPGNRIDLYKRMFVPGIDDLVFAGFAQSTPTLFPFVESQARLVGAYAVGRYRLPEPERMREVIVADQQRYTGHMLDRPRHTQQVDYFLYEHDMRTRELPAGAQRARVLGPPPWAQVADTDTTTVGAPR
- a CDS encoding TetR/AcrR family transcriptional regulator, which gives rise to MTQAATATVVDRLLHAAQKLLAANGIRATTVSEVAEEAGVSRAWLYRHFPDKTTLLGAALVRLTDAFWTDARRELDTIDDFAEQLAAGVRIGRGAYDDPGALLIRLRAEEPEEFALCTGAGVSGLIPDLASFWRPYVEAAAARGEIHPDHDLAEVSEWVARVLISLGTIHGDTIDPDDRAAVLSHVRRFILPGLTADPGAS
- a CDS encoding cytochrome P450, which encodes MMIGARKDIDDILADLSSQDGRGRRSSSYEILRGHGSATYTSEGELIVTSYRLASKLLLDHRMTQISEPSKYPDWREHRSLRLIHGNMLTANPPEHTRLRAAVAKVFAPRNITAFESEIERITEELIETIVTNSASINVADDFALPLSITVIGNLLGIPASDRLELRSHVITLAGIFNIAGQRDDAALASADRSAEALSDYLTRLVMKRRAEPRDDLISELVAAHASVDLSMAEIVSMVLLLYSNGFETTANTLAEGIMALLNHPDQADLIRFNPDLTRNAVDEVIRLHPPVEAVSRVAAGAIQTDVGQLPAGQRVLVLLEAVNRDPHVFADPDQFDITRTGPRSLSFGGGIHYCLGSHLAKLEAKVAFPALLRELDAVRR
- a CDS encoding pyridoxal phosphate-dependent decarboxylase family protein is translated as MIVDHYSHIDSGPVASRKTALDSADLLQQELPESGDTDSSALLEKLGDLLRTGNAHPDHPRFLAFVPSPSNYISVLAAALAAGFVVPSGPRAAPVGNAIETTTLNWLIEMLDLPATTGGLFVSGGSEANLTALTVARDCTVGRVVESGCAYFSDQTHFSVNRALRVLGTKPGQIRCLPSNGSQRLDPEILARRIGQDRRAGLHPFVVIANAGTTSTGAVDPLAELAEVCRAEQAWLHVDGAYGAAAAVTSRGRQALSGLNLADSLTVDPHKWLFQPPELGCVLLREPCKLEEVFGIRIPSYLAEEVPSTVQGTDYMHRGIKQTREFRALKLWLSLKVFGADAFRSAVAAGMQMAEDVGRFIDRRPGLEVVTPPELAVLTFRCTTAGSSSRQPLVAGRIVDQVCTELRDDGFALVAPTTVDQQRVFRLCTINPRISRIELEATILKLQELWCYHTKIRATGPEIQ